From a single Vanacampus margaritifer isolate UIUO_Vmar chromosome 15, RoL_Vmar_1.0, whole genome shotgun sequence genomic region:
- the gc2 gene encoding retinal guanylyl cyclase 2 isoform X2, with translation MQGHNVVSQAKWKQADDSFSSLHGHRLSRVLPVLLACLCTLPSPGRGALFRVGVVGPWECDPVFAKALPDVAARLAVNRINKDPSLAYSATFDYVVLHEPCETSRALEKFVAFHTKASAYVGPANPGYCDAASMLSKSWNKALFAWNCVGYDLDRVWSHPTFARSTPRPTWVLLRIMRYFRWAHVGIVSALDDVWVETANKVAESLRAHSLPVRLVGVMENTPHGIRRTLAKIRKMSEIRVLILCMHSVLIGGELQKRLLETAYDMQMIDGSLVFVPYDTLLYSLPYRNVSYPVLKNNRKLLRAYDAMLTVTVDSPRASFIEAYAEAMEKGEVARTIQPQQVSPLFGTIYNSVVLVAHAVQRVRHSKEWLSGGNVAQQVHKHNFEGFSHGVKSDASGNVLLDYIILDTDGLSCELTATHGLDMEADSVHFLGRDIHFPRGSGPARDAQCWFTPGVICSAGVDLFSTISILFGAVGAVVLAVVLIYFVRRRINQIRLVRGPNKILLTLADVTFINPSLSNKKLSLDDSRASVTKSVSECSVASARSPATYENSNVVIFEGDWAWLKRLPYGSFSSINPKTSDLFELMKDMRHENVNPFLGFFLDCGVFAIVTEFCSRGSLEDLLLNDDVKLDWMFKSSLLLDLIKGMKYLHHCGVSHGHLKSRNCVVDGRFVLKITDYDYNEVLEAQKFPYVEPPADELLWTAPELLRGPQPGLHGTPPADVYSFAIITQEVVIRGPPFCMLDLPAADVIAKLRKPPPLCRPLVSLDCAPLECIQLMKQCWNEQAEKRPTFEEIFDKFKDINKGKKTNIIDSMLRMLEQYSSNLEELIRERTEELEIEKQKTEKLLTQMLPPSVAEALKVGGTVVPEHFDSVSLYFSDIVGFTTISANSEPIEVVDLLNSLYTLFDAIIGNHDVYKVETIGDAYMVASGVPVPNGNRHVAEIANMSLDILSAVGTFKMRHMPDVPVRIRIGLHTGPCVAGVVGLTMPRYCLFGDTVNTASRMESSGLPYRIHVHQNTVKVLRELNLGYKLELRGKMEVKGKGTEETYWLVGRDGFTKPLPVPPELKSRQMAHGLQMAEIAQHKKRQAEKQRQEQLAKKKN, from the exons ATGCAAGGACACAACGTGGTCTCTCAAGCAAAATGGAAGCAGGCAGACGACAGCTTCTCCTCCCTTCACGGCCATCGCCTCTCAAGGGTCCTCCCGGTGCTCCTGGCGTGCCTGTGCACGCTGCCCTCTCCGGGCCGGGGGGCCTTATTTCGCGTCGGGGTGGTGGGCCCTTGGGAATGTGACCCCGTGTTCGCCAAGGCCCTGCCCGATGTGGCGGCGCGGTTGGCTGTAAACCGCATCAACAAGGACCCCTCGCTGGCCTACTCTGCCACTTTTGATTACGTCGTGCTACAT GAGCCGTGTGAGACCTCAAGAGCCCTGGAGAAGTTTGTGGCTTTCCACACAAAAGCCTCGGCTTACGTGGGACCAGCCAACCCGGGTTACTGCGATGCTGCCTCAATGCTGAGCAAAAGCTGGAACAAA GCTTTGTTCGCATGGAATTGCGTCGGCTACGACTTGGACCGCGTCTGGAGCCACCCGACCTTCGCCCGCTCCACGCCCAGGCCCACCTGGGTGCTATTACGGATCATGAGATACTTCAGGTGGGCTCACGTCGGAATCGTCTCTGCCTTGGATGACGTCTGGGTGGAAACGGCGAATAAG GTTGCAGAATCGCTCCGGGCCCACTCTCTGCCTGTCAGACTGGTCGGCGTTATGGAGAACACCCCCCACGGCATCAGGAGGACTCTGGCTAAAATTCGCAAAATGAGCGAAATACGAG TTTTGATCCTCTGCATGCACTCGGTGCTGATTGGCGGCGAGCTTCAGAAGCGCCTCCTGGAGACGGCGTACGACATGCAGATGATTGACGGCTCCCTGGTGTTCGTACCCTACGACACGCTCCTCTACAGTCTGCCGTACCGTAATGTGAGCTATCCAGTTCTGAAAAACAACCGCAAACTGCTGCGGGCCTACGACGCCATGCTCACCGTCACGGTCGACTCGCCACGGGCGTCGTTTATCGAAGCCTACGCGGAGGCAATGGAGAAGGGCGAGGTGGCGAGGACGATCCAACCCCAGCAG GTGTCTCCTCTCTTCGGCACCATCTACAACTCGGTGGTCTTGGTTGCTCACGCCGTGCAGCGGGTTCGACATTCCAAGGAGTGGCTTTCTGGTGGGAATGTAGCACAACAAGTGCACAAGCACAACTTTGAG GGCTTCAGCCATGGCGTGAAATCGGATGCTTCCGGAAACGTGTTATTGGACTACATCATACTGGACACCGATGGACTCTCCTGTGAGCTGACGGCAACACACGG GCTGGACATGGAGGCCGACTCGGTGCACTTCCTGGGTCGAGACATCCATTTTCCTCGCGGCTCGGGACCCGCACGGGACGCCCAGTGCTGGTTCACGCCAGGCGTCATCTGCTCAGCGG GTGTGGATCTTTTTTCCACCATTAGCATTTTGTTTGGAGCTGTTGGTGCCGTCGTGCTGGCCGTGGTGCTGATTTATTTTGTCCG GCGACGTATCAACCAGATCCGGCTGGTTAGAGGTCCGAACAAGATCCTGCTGACTCTTGCGGATGTTACCTTTATCAACCCATCACTTAGCAACAAG AAGCTCAGCCTGGATGACAGCCGGGCCAGCGTCACCAAGAGCGTGTCGGAATGCAGCGTCGCCTCCGCCCGATCACCCGCCACGTACGAGAACTCCAATGTTGTCATTTTCGAG GGGGACTGGGCGTGGCTCAAGAGACTTCCCTACGGCTCGTTTAGCAGCATCAACCCCAAAACGAGCGACTTGTTTGAGCTG ATGAAAGACATGCGGCACGAGAACGTCAACCCGTTCCTGGGCTTCTTCCTCGACTGCGGCGTGTTCGCCATCGTGACCGAGTTCTGCTCCAGAGGCAGCCTGGAAGATCTGCTCCTGAATGACGACGTCAAGCTGGACTGGATGTTCAAGTCGTCGCTGCTGCTGGATTTGATCAAG GGTATGAAGTACCTCCACCATTGCGGCGTTTCTCACGGCCATCTGAAGTCTCGCAACTGCGTGGTGGACGGGCGCTTCGTGTTGAAGATCACAGACTACGACTACAATGAGGTTCTTGAGGCGCAGAAGTTCCCCTATGTGGAACCACCTGCAGATG AGTTGCTATGGACGGCCCCGGAGCTCCTCCGAGGCCCTCAGCCGGGCCTCCACGGGACGCCGCCCGCCGACGTGTACAGCTTCGCCATCATCACGCAGGAGGTGGTCATCCGAGGGCCTCCCTTTTGCATGCTGGATCTGCCGGCCGCGG atgTGATTGCCAAGCTGCGCAAGCCGCCTCCTCTGTGTCGCCCGCTGGTTAGTTTGGACTGCGCTCCGCTAGAGTGCATCCAACTGATGAAACAGTGCTGGAACGAACAGGCGGAAAAGAGGCCCACGTTTGAGGAGATTTTTGACAAG TTCAAGGACATCAACAAGGGCAAGAAGACCAACATCATCGACTCCATGCTGCGGATGCTGGAGCAGTACTCGTCCAACCTGGAGGAGCTGATCCGAGAGCGAACCGAGGAACTGGAGATCGAGAAGCAGAAGACGGAGAAGCTCCTGACGCAGATGCTGCCTCC ATCGGTGGCAGAGGCGCTGAAGGTGGGCGGGACTGTGGTGCCCGAGCATTTCGACAGCGTGTCTCTGTACTTCAGCGACATCGTGGGCTTCACCACCATCTCGGCCAACAGCGAGCCAATCGAGGTGGTCGACCTGCTCAACAGCCTCTACACGCTCTTCGACGCCATCATCGGCAACCACGACGTTTACAAG GTGGAGACTATTGGCGACGCCTACATGGTGGCGTCAGGCGTCCCCGTTCCCAACGGTAACCGGCACGTGGCGGAGATTGCCAACATGTCTCTCGACATCCTGAGCGCAGTGGGAACCTTCAAGATGAGACACATGCCCGACGTTCCCGTCAGGATCCGCATCGGACTGCACACAG GTCCATGCGTAGCAGGAGTCGTAGGTCTCACCATGCCGCGCTATTGTTTATTTGGCGACACGGTGAATACAGCCTCTCGCATGGAGTCCAGCGGGCTGC CCTACAGGATCCACGTGCACCAAAACACAGTCAAAGTCCTGCGTGAGCTCAACCTGGGCTACAAGCTGGAGCTGAGGGGAAAGATGGAAGTCAAG GGAAAAGGAACAGAGGAGACGTACTGGCTTGTTGGGAGGGACGGATTCACCAAACCTCTTCCCGTACCTCCAGAGCTCAAATCCAG GCAAATGGCCCACGGGCTGCAGATGGCCGAGATAGCCCAGCACAAGAAGCGACAAGCCGAGAAGCAGCGTCAGGAACAACttgcaaagaagaaaaactga
- the gc2 gene encoding retinal guanylyl cyclase 2 isoform X1, whose product MQGHNVVSQAKWKQADDSFSSLHGHRLSRVLPVLLACLCTLPSPGRGALFRVGVVGPWECDPVFAKALPDVAARLAVNRINKDPSLAYSATFDYVVLHEPCETSRALEKFVAFHTKASAYVGPANPGYCDAASMLSKSWNKALFAWNCVGYDLDRVWSHPTFARSTPRPTWVLLRIMRYFRWAHVGIVSALDDVWVETANKVAESLRAHSLPVRLVGVMENTPHGIRRTLAKIRKMSEIRVLILCMHSVLIGGELQKRLLETAYDMQMIDGSLVFVPYDTLLYSLPYRNVSYPVLKNNRKLLRAYDAMLTVTVDSPRASFIEAYAEAMEKGEVARTIQPQQVSPLFGTIYNSVVLVAHAVQRVRHSKEWLSGGNVAQQVHKHNFEGFSHGVKSDASGNVLLDYIILDTDGLSCELTATHGLDMEADSVHFLGRDIHFPRGSGPARDAQCWFTPGVICSAGVDLFSTISILFGAVGAVVLAVVLIYFVRRRINQIRLVRGPNKILLTLADVTFINPSLSNKKLSLDDSRASVTKSVSECSVASARSPATYENSNVVIFEGDWAWLKRLPYGSFSSINPKTSDLFELMKDMRHENVNPFLGFFLDCGVFAIVTEFCSRGSLEDLLLNDDVKLDWMFKSSLLLDLIKGMKYLHHCGVSHGHLKSRNCVVDGRFVLKITDYDYNEVLEAQKFPYVEPPADELLWTAPELLRGPQPGLHGTPPADVYSFAIITQEVVIRGPPFCMLDLPAADVIAKLRKPPPLCRPLVSLDCAPLECIQLMKQCWNEQAEKRPTFEEIFDKFKDINKGKKTNIIDSMLRMLEQYSSNLEELIRERTEELEIEKQKTEKLLTQMLPPSVAEALKVGGTVVPEHFDSVSLYFSDIVGFTTISANSEPIEVVDLLNSLYTLFDAIIGNHDVYKVETIGDAYMVASGVPVPNGNRHVAEIANMSLDILSAVGTFKMRHMPDVPVRIRIGLHTGPCVAGVVGLTMPRYCLFGDTVNTASRMESSGLPYRIHVHQNTVKVLRELNLGYKLELRGKMEVKGKGTEETYWLVGRDGFTKPLPVPPELKSSVAAKAPRDLKQVLYKAVRKISHIRVVTQLCEDDNVMMSHH is encoded by the exons ATGCAAGGACACAACGTGGTCTCTCAAGCAAAATGGAAGCAGGCAGACGACAGCTTCTCCTCCCTTCACGGCCATCGCCTCTCAAGGGTCCTCCCGGTGCTCCTGGCGTGCCTGTGCACGCTGCCCTCTCCGGGCCGGGGGGCCTTATTTCGCGTCGGGGTGGTGGGCCCTTGGGAATGTGACCCCGTGTTCGCCAAGGCCCTGCCCGATGTGGCGGCGCGGTTGGCTGTAAACCGCATCAACAAGGACCCCTCGCTGGCCTACTCTGCCACTTTTGATTACGTCGTGCTACAT GAGCCGTGTGAGACCTCAAGAGCCCTGGAGAAGTTTGTGGCTTTCCACACAAAAGCCTCGGCTTACGTGGGACCAGCCAACCCGGGTTACTGCGATGCTGCCTCAATGCTGAGCAAAAGCTGGAACAAA GCTTTGTTCGCATGGAATTGCGTCGGCTACGACTTGGACCGCGTCTGGAGCCACCCGACCTTCGCCCGCTCCACGCCCAGGCCCACCTGGGTGCTATTACGGATCATGAGATACTTCAGGTGGGCTCACGTCGGAATCGTCTCTGCCTTGGATGACGTCTGGGTGGAAACGGCGAATAAG GTTGCAGAATCGCTCCGGGCCCACTCTCTGCCTGTCAGACTGGTCGGCGTTATGGAGAACACCCCCCACGGCATCAGGAGGACTCTGGCTAAAATTCGCAAAATGAGCGAAATACGAG TTTTGATCCTCTGCATGCACTCGGTGCTGATTGGCGGCGAGCTTCAGAAGCGCCTCCTGGAGACGGCGTACGACATGCAGATGATTGACGGCTCCCTGGTGTTCGTACCCTACGACACGCTCCTCTACAGTCTGCCGTACCGTAATGTGAGCTATCCAGTTCTGAAAAACAACCGCAAACTGCTGCGGGCCTACGACGCCATGCTCACCGTCACGGTCGACTCGCCACGGGCGTCGTTTATCGAAGCCTACGCGGAGGCAATGGAGAAGGGCGAGGTGGCGAGGACGATCCAACCCCAGCAG GTGTCTCCTCTCTTCGGCACCATCTACAACTCGGTGGTCTTGGTTGCTCACGCCGTGCAGCGGGTTCGACATTCCAAGGAGTGGCTTTCTGGTGGGAATGTAGCACAACAAGTGCACAAGCACAACTTTGAG GGCTTCAGCCATGGCGTGAAATCGGATGCTTCCGGAAACGTGTTATTGGACTACATCATACTGGACACCGATGGACTCTCCTGTGAGCTGACGGCAACACACGG GCTGGACATGGAGGCCGACTCGGTGCACTTCCTGGGTCGAGACATCCATTTTCCTCGCGGCTCGGGACCCGCACGGGACGCCCAGTGCTGGTTCACGCCAGGCGTCATCTGCTCAGCGG GTGTGGATCTTTTTTCCACCATTAGCATTTTGTTTGGAGCTGTTGGTGCCGTCGTGCTGGCCGTGGTGCTGATTTATTTTGTCCG GCGACGTATCAACCAGATCCGGCTGGTTAGAGGTCCGAACAAGATCCTGCTGACTCTTGCGGATGTTACCTTTATCAACCCATCACTTAGCAACAAG AAGCTCAGCCTGGATGACAGCCGGGCCAGCGTCACCAAGAGCGTGTCGGAATGCAGCGTCGCCTCCGCCCGATCACCCGCCACGTACGAGAACTCCAATGTTGTCATTTTCGAG GGGGACTGGGCGTGGCTCAAGAGACTTCCCTACGGCTCGTTTAGCAGCATCAACCCCAAAACGAGCGACTTGTTTGAGCTG ATGAAAGACATGCGGCACGAGAACGTCAACCCGTTCCTGGGCTTCTTCCTCGACTGCGGCGTGTTCGCCATCGTGACCGAGTTCTGCTCCAGAGGCAGCCTGGAAGATCTGCTCCTGAATGACGACGTCAAGCTGGACTGGATGTTCAAGTCGTCGCTGCTGCTGGATTTGATCAAG GGTATGAAGTACCTCCACCATTGCGGCGTTTCTCACGGCCATCTGAAGTCTCGCAACTGCGTGGTGGACGGGCGCTTCGTGTTGAAGATCACAGACTACGACTACAATGAGGTTCTTGAGGCGCAGAAGTTCCCCTATGTGGAACCACCTGCAGATG AGTTGCTATGGACGGCCCCGGAGCTCCTCCGAGGCCCTCAGCCGGGCCTCCACGGGACGCCGCCCGCCGACGTGTACAGCTTCGCCATCATCACGCAGGAGGTGGTCATCCGAGGGCCTCCCTTTTGCATGCTGGATCTGCCGGCCGCGG atgTGATTGCCAAGCTGCGCAAGCCGCCTCCTCTGTGTCGCCCGCTGGTTAGTTTGGACTGCGCTCCGCTAGAGTGCATCCAACTGATGAAACAGTGCTGGAACGAACAGGCGGAAAAGAGGCCCACGTTTGAGGAGATTTTTGACAAG TTCAAGGACATCAACAAGGGCAAGAAGACCAACATCATCGACTCCATGCTGCGGATGCTGGAGCAGTACTCGTCCAACCTGGAGGAGCTGATCCGAGAGCGAACCGAGGAACTGGAGATCGAGAAGCAGAAGACGGAGAAGCTCCTGACGCAGATGCTGCCTCC ATCGGTGGCAGAGGCGCTGAAGGTGGGCGGGACTGTGGTGCCCGAGCATTTCGACAGCGTGTCTCTGTACTTCAGCGACATCGTGGGCTTCACCACCATCTCGGCCAACAGCGAGCCAATCGAGGTGGTCGACCTGCTCAACAGCCTCTACACGCTCTTCGACGCCATCATCGGCAACCACGACGTTTACAAG GTGGAGACTATTGGCGACGCCTACATGGTGGCGTCAGGCGTCCCCGTTCCCAACGGTAACCGGCACGTGGCGGAGATTGCCAACATGTCTCTCGACATCCTGAGCGCAGTGGGAACCTTCAAGATGAGACACATGCCCGACGTTCCCGTCAGGATCCGCATCGGACTGCACACAG GTCCATGCGTAGCAGGAGTCGTAGGTCTCACCATGCCGCGCTATTGTTTATTTGGCGACACGGTGAATACAGCCTCTCGCATGGAGTCCAGCGGGCTGC CCTACAGGATCCACGTGCACCAAAACACAGTCAAAGTCCTGCGTGAGCTCAACCTGGGCTACAAGCTGGAGCTGAGGGGAAAGATGGAAGTCAAG GGAAAAGGAACAGAGGAGACGTACTGGCTTGTTGGGAGGGACGGATTCACCAAACCTCTTCCCGTACCTCCAGAGCTCAAATCCAG CGTGGCCGCCAAAGCGCCAAGGGACCTGAAGCAGGTGTTGTACAAGGCCGTGAGAAAGATCTCCCACATTCGCGTCGTCACACAACTGTGCGAGGACGACAACGTCATGATGTCGCATCACTGA